DNA sequence from the Betaproteobacteria bacterium genome:
GCGCGCAAGAGCGTGAACCTGGGCGAATTCCGCAACGCATTTTCGGGCGGGAGCGCAATGCGAAGCATGCTCTTCAACAGCTATGTCGCGATTCCCGGCATCGACCGGGCCTATCTTCAGGTCAGCGGCAAGTTGTGACGGGCGGCGTTCGGATTCAGGTGGTGCACATCAGAATGGCACCCCTGAAATCCACGGCATCCGGGCGCACGCGATAAAAAAAGGGTTTCATGACCGCCGGGCCAAGATGCACCAAAATGCGCCAAAATGCTTACGTCGCCATCGTTTACAGATGCAAAATGAATGACTGAATTGTTGAAAGGCTTCGTCGAAACTCATGCATATCATCGCCATTGACGATTACCCGGATGCGCTGTGGTCGCTGGACTGCTTTACCCGGCTGAAGGAACATCGCGTCACGGTTTTTCGCGATACCGAGAAAGACCCGGTGGAGTTGGCGGAGCGTTTGCACGATGCCGATGCGGTGATACTGACCCAGCAACGTTCGCACTTTCCACGCGCCGTCATTGAGCGGCTGCCCCGCCTGAAACTGGTCAGCCAGACGGGCCGGCATACTGCGCATATTGACGTGGTGGCCTGCACTGAACACGGCATTGTCGTCGCGGCGGCGGGAAGCGGCAGTCCGCATGCCACGGCAGAACTGGCGTGGGGATTGATACTCTCCAGCGTTCGCCATATTCCGCGGGAGGTAGCGGCGCTGAAGGCGGGCAAGTGGCAAACCACCGTGGGCACCGGGCTCCATGGCAAGACCTTGGGTGTCTATGCGTTCGGCCGCATCGGCAGTCTGGTGGCCGGTATTGGCCGCGCGTTTGGCATGCAAGTGCTGTGCTGGGGGCGCGAAGGGTCGCTCGCGAAGGCGCGCGGGGCGGGTTTTGCAGTGGCCGATTCGCGCGAGGAATTTTTTGAGTCTTGCGATGTAATCTCGCTGCATATTCCGCTGAACAAGGACACGCGCGGAATCGTCA
Encoded proteins:
- a CDS encoding D-2-hydroxyacid dehydrogenase family protein, whose translation is MHIIAIDDYPDALWSLDCFTRLKEHRVTVFRDTEKDPVELAERLHDADAVILTQQRSHFPRAVIERLPRLKLVSQTGRHTAHIDVVACTEHGIVVAAAGSGSPHATAELAWGLILSSVRHIPREVAALKAGKWQTTVGTGLHGKTLGVYAFGRIGSLVAGIGRAFGMQVLCWGREGSLAKARGAGFAVADSREEFFESCDVISLHIPLNKDTRGIVTGADLACMKSTALIVNTSRAQLIEDGALVAALRQGRPGSAAIDVFEDEPVLGGGHPLLAMPNVVCTPHLGYVETQALESFYGGAIESILGFAAGTPVNVLNPEAIGKRSQRP